In Camelina sativa cultivar DH55 chromosome 17, Cs, whole genome shotgun sequence, the genomic stretch AACGTAAGCTCACGATTTCTTCTATACTCTGTTTTCACATTTAAATCTCGTAATAATTGTTTATTGTATTGTGTGTTTCGTCTGGGGATTTCGCTTCTTTccgtactttttttttttttttctagaattttTGGATTTCGCTAGGTTTCTTATCATGCATGCGTGAATTCTCATTGCCGATTTTGTAAATGCTGTATCAATTTCGTCTCTTTTGCTCTATctgatgttttatttggtttagttCTAGCCCTAGGGTTTCTCTCTTGCTCTTGATAATTTTGGATGCTATCGACTCAGTTTGCTATAGAAATGGAATCTCTTTTGGGCTGTTTGTTCTAATAAATTCATCATAAAGGCTGATTAGCAAACTTTGCCTGCATGAGCTAGTGTTTCGAAATCTAAGACATTGCTTGTTGTTGGTGAACGAATCATCCTTTTGATTGCTTATTTATACGAAATGTTTCCATTGTGTGTTCCAGGTGAAGCAGGTAGGAGGAGGATGGGTATTTCATCTGACGAAGAGTCTGAGATCAGCGAGTCTGAGATTGATGACTATTCCGAAACACCTTACCTGCTGTTGCAGAACGGGAGCTACAAGGTTATAGTGAATGGACAGCTGAGATGCCCCTTTTGTTCTGGCAAGAAGAAGCAAGATTACAAGTACAAGGAGTTATATGCACATGCTACTGGGGTTTCCAAAGGATCTGCCACTCGAAGTGCTAAACAGAAGGCCAATCACCTCGCTTTGGCTAAGTTTTTAGAGAATGAGCTTGCTGGTCACGCTGAACCTGTTCCACGCCCTCCACCAGTTCCTCCTCAGTTAGAGGAGACACTTGAACCAAACCCCCGTGACGTCTATGTCTGGCCATGGATGGGGATTGTTCTTAATCCTTTGACAGACACTGATGACAAGGAAGCTTTACTTAGTTCTGAGTATTGGTTGAATAGGCTTTCAAAATTCAAGCCTGTTGAGGTCAATGCCTTTTGGGTCGAACAAGATTCGATTGTTGGGGTTATTGCTAAGTTTACCAGCGACTGGGGTGGATTTGCATGTGCCACAGAGCTTGAAAAGGAATTTGAGAACCAAGGTCACAGCAAAAAGGAGTGGACTGAGAGGACTGGAGATTCTGAGTCTAAGGCCTATGGTTGGTGTGCACGTGCGCAAGACTATTACTCTCAAGGTCCAATAGGTGAGTACCTCTGCAGGGAAGGAAAGCTAAGAACAGTTTCAGATATTTCGCAAGAAAAAGAGCAGGATAGAAACATTGTTCTGGATGAACTTACAACGATGATTGCTATGACGAACGATGATCTGAGCAAGGTCCAATACAGTTACAACAGGACGGAAATGTCACTGCAGAGGGTCCTAGATGAGAAAAAACATTTGCATGCAGCTTTTGCTGACGGTATTTACTGACACACTAATATGTTTATTATAGCTCGTGTTAGGGTATCTGACCATCGTTTATGTTTTATCCTCctcagaaacaaagaaaatgcaGCAGATGTCGCTTCGCCATATCCAGAGGGTCCTATATGATAAAGAGAAGCAAAGCGATGAACTGGATCGTAAGATGCGGGACTTGGAGGCTCGGACCAAACAATTGGAAAAACAGGAAGCAATAACTGAACTGGAGAAACAAAAGCttgatgaagaaaagaagaaggtaaTATCCATAGTTAGTATGATACAGGCAACAATCAGTCTGTGCATATGTATGCATTTATCTTTTCCGTGGAACCAATGCtcattatagattttttttcttgacagaGTGAGGCTATGAACAAATCCTTGCTGTTAGCTTCGCGTGAGCAGAAAAAGGCCGACGAAAGTGTCTTGAGACTTGTAGAAGAGCATAAGGTATATTTTATTGTGCACTATGTAAGCTGACTAATGAGTTAATCCCAAAATTAAGAGGAAAAGGCTTACCTTACTTGTGTCTGAGTTTGAAACTCTCTCCTTTTTAAACTCTAGAGGCAAAACGAAGACGCTTTGAACAAGATTCTTCTGCTTGAGAAGCAGCTAGACACCAAACAGACACTGGAAATGGAAATTCAAGAGCTGAAAGGCAAATTGCAAGTGATGAAGCATTTgggaaatgatgatgatgaggcaGTCAAGAAGAAAATGCAAGAGATGAATGATGAGCTGGAGGAGAAAAAATCTGAGTTAGAAGGGCTAGAGCAAATGAACTCAGACTTGATGACGAAAGAACGTCAAAGCAATGATGAGATACAAGCAGCACGGAAAAAATTGATTAAGGTACAGATTTCTCATGCTTTAGTGTTTTTGGGTACTGACACACTTGCATTTTGCCATTACGTAGCATTTATAACAAAATGTTCCTGAGAGATTGTTTTCTTTATTCGTGTCTAAATTTCTGCAGACATCGTCAAAACACCCTAGTTTTGTTGGATTATATTCGGTTGACAATTGGACATACAAATTAATATGTACTGATAAACCTGTTTGATGGGGGTAGATTGATGATGAGTATTTATCTGATTAGATTACGATCTATGATGGCTATAGGACTCTGGTAAAAATCACAGATAATTACGACTATATGGTGTCTAGAAGATGCATAATGCCTGTACCAACGACTTCTATATGTTATCCAGGGTTTGACAGGACTGTTGGGTGCCGAAACTGATATCGGAGTAAAGCGAATGGGGGAACTTGATGAAAAACCTTTCCTGAATGTTTGCAAGCTGAGATACTCTGCGAATGAAGCTACGGTTGAAGCTGCCACCCTTTGCTCTACATGGCAAGAGAACCTCAAGAATCCATCGTGGCTTCCATTCAAACGTGTAGGAAGTGGGGGCAGAGTGAAGGTAGGTTCATTCATTTTACGAGTCTTTCTCGCACTGAACCATTGATTTAGCTCTACGCCTTTACGActgtaaaaaaatgaaaagtttctGACCTTACTTACCCTCTCTGTGAATGTTGAAAGTGACTGTATTAATCAAATATGTAGGAGTAACCTGTGATTCTGTGAATGTTAACACTTGTATCTATATGTTGGTGGTacaactgctttttttttttttgtgagttaGCGGTAATGTTGTTAGATGGGGTATGGTTAACAGGAAGTGGTGGACGAGGAGGATGAGCAGCTGAAGAAGCTTAAAAGAGAGTGGGGAGAAGCGGTGCATAACGCAGTTAAAACAGCTCTTGAGGAGATGAATGAGTATAATGCAAGTGGTCGGTACGCAACTCCAGAACTGTGGAACttcaaagaaggaagaaaagcaACACTGAAGGAAGTGATTTCCTTCATTTCAGAAAACATCAAAACGCTGAAACGCAAAAGGACCTGAAGGTATGTTTGATCTTCTTCAGTTGAGACAGGTCTCCTTATAGAGCTTTAATATGTAGTAATGTGCTGGTTTAAAAAAAGACATACACTCCATAATCTGACAAACAAACGTGTAAAAAGGCTTTATATAAGGTTTTGGGGTAAAGAAAACTCGTCAACAGGGCATGATATCGTTTATTGACTTCAGTTTAAAGAAGTTGGAATTCTGATATTGTCTGGCTTTGGTCTTGTGCCATTTTGATTTGAACTGAAGAGTCCAATGAATCTCCTACTTTTGTTTGCAGGATGGaggagtaagaagaagaagaagaagttgaaatgGTTGAGGTTTTATGTCTATTAAATAACTGAGAATGGATGTTAAATAATTAGGAGGCTCATATGCTCTCTCAGCTCTCTGTATCAAGAGACTAATTTTCTTCCACTTGtatcttttaaaagatttggaACAGTTAGTTAATGTAACCAGTGGCTTTTCTTGATAATGTTCTGGTTtatcctttatttttatttttcaaaatggtTTTTATCTTATATAGAAATGATGATCATATAATATTTGTGGAATTGgcaagttattttattttgccatgtataaaaaaactcaatattcTGGCAgtaaatgatttgttttttttatataggttTCTCAATTGGAAAGAAAATGACAAccctaatttaaatttttttaaaacgattaatttatttttatgcagaaacaagaaaatttgtGGGGAAGAGACAATAAATAGATCCAGAAGAGAAATAAAGAGAGGAGCGttggggaaaaaaagaaaagacaaaaaaaaaaaaaaaaaaaaaaaNAAAGTTAAAAAtcgatttatttctttttggggGCAAGCAGGCAAGGCAGCGtcgtaatttttctttttttttgatttataaatacACATGAAAAATCCTTaatagtctcttcttcttcttcttcttcttcttctccccaGTTTTGCAGCATCCTCTTCGATAAACCACCAACAACTCctctgaaaaccctaatctggAGAATCGCCGCCTTCTCCTGAAAATTATCTATTTCTATTAGCTTCTTCCTTTTGATTCCCAGGTTCGAATCACCACCGCCTTTAAACGTCTTtcttatatctctctctctctctctccatttcTGTGTGTTTGCGTTTTGAATCTTCGTCTTCTCTGGGATTGATTGCTCATTTTCTCTATtcgaatttgatttttgttttgcagattcTGATGAAAACCGGATCGGATCTTTCTCTAGATCCGTTCTaggttttttcatttttccctTTTCGATTTCTATCTTTTTCAATCTCTCTTCATCATCCGGATGCTCTTGAAGcggagtcatcatcatcatcatcatcatcataaatcGGCAGAGAAATGTCGCAGGCTCCGaatccaaaagaagaagacgatgataaTAATACAATCGAAATCCGCGAGGTCTGGTCCCATAACCTCGAAGCAGAGATGGCTCTGATTGAAAAATCAATCGACGACTTCCCTTACGTCGCCATGGACACTGAGTTCCCAGGTATCGTTTGCAAAACCGT encodes the following:
- the LOC104755904 gene encoding factor of DNA methylation 1-like — protein: MGISSDEESEISESEIDDYSETPYLLLQNGSYKVIVNGQLRCPFCSGKKKQDYKYKELYAHATGVSKGSATRSAKQKANHLALAKFLENELAGHAEPVPRPPPVPPQLEETLEPNPRDVYVWPWMGIVLNPLTDTDDKEALLSSEYWLNRLSKFKPVEVNAFWVEQDSIVGVIAKFTSDWGGFACATELEKEFENQGHSKKEWTERTGDSESKAYGWCARAQDYYSQGPIGEYLCREGKLRTVSDISQEKEQDRNIVLDELTTMIAMTNDDLSKVQYSYNRTEMSLQRVLDEKKHLHAAFADETKKMQQMSLRHIQRVLYDKEKQSDELDRKMRDLEARTKQLEKQEAITELEKQKLDEEKKKSEAMNKSLLLASREQKKADESVLRLVEEHKRQNEDALNKILLLEKQLDTKQTLEMEIQELKGKLQVMKHLGNDDDEAVKKKMQEMNDELEEKKSELEGLEQMNSDLMTKERQSNDEIQAARKKLIKGLTGLLGAETDIGVKRMGELDEKPFLNVCKLRYSANEATVEAATLCSTWQENLKNPSWLPFKRVGSGGRVKEVVDEEDEQLKKLKREWGEAVHNAVKTALEEMNEYNASGRYATPELWNFKEGRKATLKEVISFISENIKTLKRKRT